A single window of Rubripirellula lacrimiformis DNA harbors:
- a CDS encoding DUF6807 domain-containing protein, with amino-acid sequence MNASVRTLCHTGSHGLNTLIGFLRPVVAGIATLFVGAIVVNADGPAASPAAAPVATSQTLRVEETTEPAGWKIFDGDELVAGYLVESNGKPVIYPVVGPSGQAMTRRFPIESTGKNEREDHQHHRSMWMTHGEVNGFDFWADEKNQGDIVQRSGHASVLDDGTAVIVTHNDWISPDGDRVLSDVRRFAFFSDQGRRFIDCDVLLKATDGDVNFGDTKEGSFGMRLAGTMKVDAKLGGLVTSAEGKINSDAWGKTSAWVDYSGPVALPSGQTETAGVTIHDHPGSFGFPCRWHVRTYGLFAANPFGKYHFVGGEKTPGVILKKGSEMQLHYRVVLHDGPLDAQQAAADQKQFENTPRPNLE; translated from the coding sequence GTGAATGCTTCTGTCCGAACGCTGTGCCACACTGGTTCGCATGGTTTGAACACCTTGATCGGTTTCCTGCGTCCCGTTGTTGCTGGGATTGCGACGTTGTTTGTCGGTGCAATCGTTGTGAACGCGGACGGCCCCGCGGCGTCGCCTGCGGCAGCCCCTGTGGCGACTAGCCAAACGCTGCGCGTCGAAGAGACGACTGAACCCGCCGGATGGAAGATTTTCGACGGCGACGAGTTGGTTGCCGGATACTTGGTGGAAAGTAACGGAAAGCCGGTTATCTATCCGGTGGTTGGCCCTAGCGGACAAGCCATGACGCGGCGGTTTCCAATCGAATCGACCGGCAAGAACGAGAGAGAGGACCACCAGCATCATCGCTCGATGTGGATGACTCACGGCGAGGTCAACGGATTCGATTTTTGGGCGGATGAAAAAAATCAGGGTGACATTGTTCAGCGTTCTGGGCATGCTTCGGTGCTAGACGACGGAACAGCCGTGATCGTGACACATAACGATTGGATATCGCCGGACGGTGATCGAGTTCTGTCCGATGTCCGTCGATTTGCATTCTTCTCGGATCAAGGACGTCGTTTCATTGACTGTGACGTGCTGCTCAAAGCGACCGACGGAGATGTGAATTTCGGCGACACCAAAGAAGGATCGTTCGGAATGCGGTTGGCAGGAACGATGAAGGTGGATGCCAAGTTGGGCGGGCTTGTGACCAGTGCCGAGGGCAAAATCAACTCCGACGCATGGGGCAAGACGTCCGCATGGGTCGATTACTCCGGTCCAGTCGCACTGCCATCGGGGCAAACTGAAACCGCGGGCGTGACGATTCACGATCATCCGGGCAGTTTTGGGTTCCCCTGCCGATGGCACGTTCGCACGTACGGGCTGTTCGCTGCCAATCCATTCGGGAAGTACCACTTCGTCGGCGGTGAAAAAACGCCCGGAGTCATCTTAAAGAAGGGCTCTGAAATGCAGCTGCACTACCGCGTCGTCCTCCACGACGGCCCCCTCGACGCCCAGCAAGCAGCAGCCGACCAAAAGCAATTCGAAAACACCCCACGCCCCAACCTCGAATAA
- a CDS encoding DUF1549 and DUF1553 domain-containing protein: protein MCRYPSAHSRSFPSIAFPTLRLCGTAVLVLLLANLACPPGWTQSKNQGKKGKAQQPKINLPESVRKDVPVKMDVAPVNASSRGSIASAADRLDSLVEDKLRSKGIAPNPIADDEVFLRRVYLDVAGRIPNLEEATAFLESEDASRREDLIDHLLSSPDYVSNMYNFWAEVLRLVDRPQPNIVADPYLGYVKDSIRENKNYNAWVYEMLTADGKLWENPATGFQLRDDGMPLPYVDNTVRVFLGTQVGCAQCHDHPFDQWTQYQFYQLAAFTAGTRTRMIKGDPGFEKTNPASAMINDAKTKFDKGRVPGAFQRLARANNYTVRETKAKLRLPHDYAYEDAKPKQVIEPEVLWGKIPTSAVNSSPREQFAAWVTSADNPQFSKTITNRLWKRFLGVGLVEPIDDFRDEHPCSNEPLLEYLSQEIKRSDFDLKEFIRMVLYSKTYQRQASDYDVTSGEEYDFPGPTVRRMTAEQVWDSILTLAVVNPWPIQRPTAADMAPIMDVDFSKADFASFKRQSEKFGETYFRSAYNKMLREHSYKGNVLARASELPSPVPADHFLRQFGQGDRETINGSDTDATVPQILAMFNGPITHVMLEAGSSIVDDVLAIPSTRDRIDAIFISVLSRQPNATDRRAAAMEISRSRGDGVGYGNIIWALLNTREFLFIQ, encoded by the coding sequence ATGTGTCGTTACCCGAGTGCTCACTCGCGATCCTTTCCGTCCATCGCGTTTCCCACGCTTCGGCTGTGCGGAACCGCAGTACTGGTTCTGCTGCTTGCCAACCTGGCCTGCCCCCCCGGATGGACGCAGAGCAAAAACCAGGGCAAAAAAGGCAAAGCTCAGCAGCCTAAAATCAATCTGCCCGAAAGCGTTCGCAAGGACGTCCCGGTGAAAATGGATGTTGCGCCGGTCAACGCAAGCTCGCGAGGCTCCATTGCCTCCGCCGCCGATCGCCTCGATTCGCTGGTCGAGGACAAACTGCGAAGCAAGGGCATCGCGCCCAATCCGATCGCGGACGACGAGGTGTTCTTGCGACGTGTCTATTTGGATGTTGCCGGCCGAATTCCGAACTTGGAAGAAGCCACCGCGTTTTTGGAATCCGAAGACGCGTCCCGACGCGAAGACTTGATCGACCACCTGCTTAGCAGCCCCGATTACGTCAGCAACATGTACAACTTTTGGGCGGAAGTCTTGCGTTTGGTGGATCGACCGCAGCCCAACATCGTTGCGGACCCGTACCTGGGATACGTGAAAGATTCGATCCGCGAGAACAAGAACTACAACGCGTGGGTCTACGAAATGCTGACCGCCGATGGGAAACTCTGGGAGAATCCCGCCACCGGTTTTCAATTGCGTGACGATGGCATGCCGCTTCCCTACGTCGACAACACGGTTCGAGTGTTCCTAGGCACGCAGGTTGGTTGCGCCCAGTGCCACGACCACCCCTTTGACCAGTGGACCCAGTATCAGTTCTATCAACTTGCAGCTTTCACCGCGGGCACACGAACTCGCATGATCAAAGGCGACCCGGGGTTCGAAAAAACCAACCCTGCATCGGCGATGATCAACGACGCGAAGACCAAGTTCGACAAAGGTCGCGTGCCCGGGGCGTTCCAAAGATTGGCACGCGCGAACAACTACACCGTTCGTGAAACGAAAGCAAAACTGCGTCTGCCACACGACTACGCCTACGAAGACGCCAAGCCGAAACAAGTGATTGAACCGGAGGTGCTATGGGGAAAGATCCCGACTTCGGCCGTCAACAGCAGCCCTCGTGAACAGTTCGCCGCCTGGGTCACCAGCGCCGACAATCCGCAATTTTCGAAAACCATCACCAATCGGCTATGGAAACGTTTCCTGGGAGTCGGGCTGGTCGAACCCATCGACGATTTTCGTGACGAGCACCCGTGCAGCAACGAACCTTTGCTGGAATACCTGAGCCAAGAGATCAAGCGATCGGACTTTGATCTGAAAGAGTTCATCCGCATGGTGCTGTACAGCAAGACGTATCAACGCCAAGCGTCGGACTACGACGTCACCAGCGGCGAGGAGTACGATTTCCCCGGCCCGACAGTGCGACGAATGACGGCGGAACAAGTCTGGGATTCCATCTTGACCCTTGCCGTCGTAAACCCGTGGCCGATCCAACGACCGACGGCCGCCGACATGGCCCCGATCATGGACGTTGACTTTTCCAAAGCCGATTTCGCATCGTTCAAAAGGCAGAGCGAAAAGTTTGGAGAGACTTATTTCCGGTCCGCCTACAACAAGATGCTGCGAGAACATTCCTACAAAGGCAACGTCCTTGCACGTGCCAGCGAACTTCCGTCGCCCGTTCCTGCGGACCATTTCCTACGGCAATTCGGGCAAGGCGACCGCGAGACCATCAATGGCTCCGACACGGACGCGACCGTGCCACAGATCTTAGCGATGTTCAACGGCCCCATCACTCACGTCATGCTGGAAGCCGGTTCGTCCATCGTCGATGACGTTTTGGCGATCCCATCCACTCGCGATCGCATTGATGCAATCTTCATCAGCGTGCTGTCACGACAGCCCAACGCAACCGACCGACGCGCCGCTGCGATGGAAATCAGTCGCTCGCGTGGCGATGGAGTCGGATACGGCAACATCATTTGGGCGCTTCTAAACACACGCGAATTTTTGTTCATCCAGTAA
- a CDS encoding DUF1501 domain-containing protein: MSRPEFSTEARRDFMKAVAKQTLGVSFAGAVGSGALFGQAEAASAKSGKAKHVIYLFMNGAMSHLDSFDPKVGVEEAGETKPIQTRVPGMMFGDQFPKLSYLAGAIAVLRSLTTETGAHEQGCYLMRTAYKKINSIQHPGMGAWMVAEQGRMNQALPGNYIIGGSDRHPGAGFLEAEHSPVPIPNPSAGLQNTQLPSYLPPEMFGRRLALATRFDEAFQKSRSNQDVDAYNKLYVEARRLMGSEHLKVFDIKEEPEKVKEAYGKNATGQACLLARRLVQSGARFVEINSGGWDMHQNLYDSFRTKASQLDNALGSLLRDLHSKGLLDETLVVLTTEFGRTPKMNANAGRDHHPGAFSSLLIGAGIKGGQVYGASDKQGFSVVKDQVSVSEFNKTIAAAAGMPLTEERFAPNGRPFKIGGDGDPIADLLA, from the coding sequence ATGTCACGACCTGAATTCAGCACCGAAGCGCGTCGCGATTTCATGAAAGCGGTGGCCAAACAGACGCTGGGCGTTTCGTTCGCCGGTGCAGTCGGATCGGGTGCTCTGTTCGGGCAAGCCGAAGCGGCCTCTGCCAAATCCGGCAAAGCCAAGCACGTCATCTATCTGTTCATGAACGGAGCGATGAGCCACCTGGATTCCTTTGACCCCAAAGTCGGTGTGGAAGAGGCGGGCGAGACCAAGCCGATCCAAACGCGAGTCCCCGGGATGATGTTCGGTGACCAGTTCCCCAAACTGTCCTACTTGGCCGGTGCGATTGCGGTCCTCCGTTCCCTGACCACCGAAACGGGTGCTCATGAACAGGGTTGTTACTTGATGCGAACGGCCTACAAAAAGATCAACAGCATCCAGCACCCCGGCATGGGCGCCTGGATGGTGGCCGAACAGGGACGAATGAACCAAGCCCTGCCCGGCAATTACATCATCGGCGGCAGCGACCGACATCCCGGTGCCGGTTTCTTAGAGGCTGAACATTCTCCGGTTCCGATCCCCAACCCATCTGCGGGACTCCAAAATACGCAACTGCCCAGCTACTTGCCGCCCGAAATGTTTGGACGGCGGTTGGCTTTGGCCACTCGCTTTGACGAAGCGTTCCAAAAGAGTCGGTCCAACCAAGATGTCGATGCCTACAACAAGCTGTATGTCGAAGCCAGGCGATTGATGGGCAGCGAGCACTTGAAGGTGTTCGACATCAAAGAAGAACCCGAGAAAGTCAAAGAGGCGTACGGCAAGAATGCCACCGGACAAGCCTGTCTGCTGGCACGTCGATTGGTCCAAAGCGGAGCCAGGTTCGTCGAAATCAACTCGGGCGGGTGGGACATGCACCAGAACCTTTACGATTCCTTTCGCACCAAAGCGTCTCAGCTGGACAACGCATTGGGATCCCTGTTGCGAGACCTCCACTCCAAAGGTCTGCTAGACGAAACGCTGGTCGTGCTGACCACCGAATTCGGCCGCACGCCCAAAATGAATGCCAACGCCGGCCGCGACCACCATCCCGGTGCATTCAGCAGCCTCTTGATCGGAGCCGGAATCAAGGGCGGCCAGGTTTACGGCGCGTCCGACAAACAGGGTTTTTCGGTCGTCAAAGATCAGGTTTCGGTGTCTGAATTCAACAAAACAATCGCGGCCGCGGCGGGCATGCCGTTGACCGAAGAACGCTTTGCCCCCAATGGACGCCCGTTCAAAATCGGCGGTGACGGAGACCCGATCGCTGATTTATTGGCTTAG
- a CDS encoding formylglycine-generating enzyme family protein — protein sequence MKDLFVTPPYAVCRLTFLAAATLAPVVLADSPQPMKPYTEAIEHTEVELEMVPIPGGTFRMGSPADEEERKDDEGPQADVTISPFWMGKFEVTWDQYDVWSEQLDQMRRQMLSIKPTDRDALVDGVSKPTEPYTDMSFGMGKGEYPAICMTQHAARTFCEWLSAKTGHYYRLPTEAEWEYAARAGTTTAYSFGEDPSDLDDYAWYFDNSDDAYHEVGQKKPNPWGLHDMHGNVAEWVLDQYDPAFYADHAKSTDPLNVPKTLYPRVVRGGGWDDDPDMLRSAAREGSSGEWKDQDPQLPRSIWYHTDALGVGFRVVRPMTEPTAEQRSTKWDKCEPKQVDE from the coding sequence TTGAAAGACCTATTTGTGACGCCCCCCTACGCTGTCTGTCGGCTAACGTTCCTGGCTGCCGCTACCCTGGCGCCGGTTGTTTTGGCTGACTCCCCCCAACCGATGAAACCCTATACCGAGGCGATCGAACATACCGAAGTCGAGCTGGAAATGGTCCCCATCCCTGGCGGAACGTTTCGGATGGGATCACCGGCCGACGAAGAAGAACGTAAGGACGACGAAGGCCCGCAAGCAGATGTCACCATTTCGCCATTCTGGATGGGCAAGTTCGAAGTGACCTGGGATCAGTATGACGTTTGGAGCGAGCAGTTGGATCAAATGCGGCGGCAGATGCTGTCCATCAAACCCACCGACCGAGATGCCTTGGTCGACGGAGTTTCTAAGCCGACCGAACCGTACACCGACATGAGTTTTGGGATGGGGAAAGGCGAGTACCCGGCGATCTGCATGACCCAACATGCCGCTCGCACGTTCTGTGAATGGCTATCGGCCAAGACCGGACATTACTACCGCCTGCCCACCGAAGCCGAATGGGAATACGCCGCACGCGCCGGCACCACGACGGCCTATTCGTTTGGCGAAGATCCTTCCGACCTGGATGACTATGCCTGGTACTTCGACAACAGCGATGACGCTTACCACGAAGTCGGCCAGAAGAAACCGAACCCGTGGGGCCTTCACGATATGCACGGGAACGTTGCCGAGTGGGTGCTGGATCAATACGACCCGGCCTTTTACGCCGATCACGCCAAATCCACCGATCCGCTGAATGTCCCCAAGACGCTGTATCCGCGAGTCGTTCGCGGCGGCGGATGGGACGATGATCCCGATATGCTGCGAAGCGCCGCTCGCGAAGGATCCAGCGGCGAATGGAAAGACCAAGACCCTCAATTGCCCCGCAGCATTTGGTACCACACCGACGCGTTGGGCGTCGGATTTCGGGTCGTCCGCCCCATGACCGAACCCACCGCCGAACAACGTTCCACCAAATGGGACAAATGCGAACCGAAACAGGTCGACGAGTGA
- a CDS encoding Gfo/Idh/MocA family oxidoreductase, whose translation MTTPNTRRDFLKTSGKVAAATTLISTAAPKNVHAAEDNTIRIALVGCGGRGTGAALNALSVDNGPIQLVAIADVFEKNLNSTHAALSGHNKVGSKVDCPAERQFIGFDAYRKAMDVLKPGDVVILATPPGFRWVHYSYAIERGLNVFMEKPVTIDAPTSKRMLDINKQAVDKNLKVGVGLMCRHCRGRQELFDRIQSGEIGDLTMLRAYRMAGPTASAAVMPNDGSMSPLFHQIKNFHGFLWLSGGAVSDFLIHNIDESCWMKNAWPEKAIAIGGRHYRGDHIDQNFDTYAIEYTFADGAKLFVDGRTIPGCKNEFASFAHGTKGSAVISAASHTPAKSKLFTDQAMSKDKMTWAFPQPEPNPYDLEWVDLIDAIRQDRPYNEVERGVMASAVTSMGRMAAHTGQEITLANFMEHKHEFAPEIDKLTMDSDSPLMPNAEGKHSVPMPGLVKKREYL comes from the coding sequence ATGACCACTCCGAATACTCGACGCGATTTCCTGAAGACGTCCGGGAAAGTTGCTGCCGCCACGACTCTAATTTCAACCGCTGCGCCCAAGAACGTTCACGCGGCCGAAGACAACACGATCCGCATTGCCCTGGTGGGATGCGGTGGACGTGGGACGGGCGCCGCACTGAACGCCCTGTCGGTCGACAACGGCCCGATCCAACTGGTCGCGATCGCGGACGTTTTCGAAAAGAATCTCAACAGCACTCACGCCGCCCTTTCCGGGCACAACAAAGTCGGATCCAAAGTGGACTGTCCGGCCGAACGTCAGTTCATCGGATTTGACGCTTACCGAAAAGCGATGGATGTGTTGAAGCCTGGCGACGTCGTTATCCTGGCGACCCCACCTGGATTCCGCTGGGTCCACTACAGCTATGCGATCGAGCGTGGGCTGAACGTGTTCATGGAAAAACCGGTCACGATTGACGCTCCCACTTCGAAGCGGATGCTGGACATCAACAAGCAGGCGGTCGACAAGAATTTGAAGGTTGGCGTCGGCCTGATGTGCCGACACTGCCGAGGCCGCCAAGAGCTATTTGATCGTATCCAAAGCGGCGAAATTGGCGACCTGACGATGCTTCGCGCTTACCGAATGGCCGGCCCCACCGCCTCGGCCGCAGTGATGCCTAACGACGGATCGATGTCACCGCTGTTCCATCAGATCAAAAACTTCCACGGCTTCCTGTGGCTCAGCGGCGGAGCGGTCAGCGACTTCTTGATTCACAACATCGACGAATCCTGCTGGATGAAAAACGCTTGGCCCGAAAAGGCAATCGCAATCGGCGGACGCCATTACCGGGGCGACCACATCGACCAAAACTTTGACACCTATGCGATCGAGTACACGTTTGCCGACGGTGCCAAACTATTCGTCGACGGACGCACGATCCCAGGCTGCAAAAACGAGTTCGCCAGTTTCGCACATGGAACGAAAGGATCCGCGGTCATTTCGGCTGCTTCCCACACCCCGGCCAAGAGCAAACTGTTCACCGACCAAGCGATGAGCAAGGACAAGATGACCTGGGCGTTCCCGCAGCCCGAACCGAACCCGTACGACCTTGAATGGGTCGACCTGATCGACGCGATCCGCCAAGACCGACCTTACAACGAGGTTGAACGCGGCGTGATGGCCAGTGCCGTCACATCGATGGGACGCATGGCCGCCCACACCGGACAGGAGATCACGTTGGCGAACTTCATGGAACACAAACATGAATTCGCACCGGAGATCGACAAGCTGACCATGGACAGCGATTCACCGCTGATGCCGAACGCCGAGGGCAAGCACAGCGTCCCGATGCCCGGCTTGGTCAAGAAACGCGAATACCTGTAG
- a CDS encoding IS1182 family transposase, whose protein sequence is MKIPTDAQQRGSARTHRPERSQVEMRFYSLDQMVAREHRVRLVWQYCESLDLGPLYEKIKSKVDGRGRTPIDPRILFALWFYATLEGISSARRLSDLTTRDFHYLWICGDVTVNHHTLSDFRSGNAEYLEKLLSDSIAVLLSEKLITLDTIGQDGMRVRASAGSSSFRSESTLQQMQEVAEDYVKELAERSDEEAAAATRAEQAARKRAADERLERIKAAQENLKELERRRKEKRSRKSKSTPRASTTDPEAARMKMGDGGFRPAYNVQFASDGDSRIVVGVSVDNQGSDQGEMLPMYESICRTYGVTPAHYLVDGGFTKASDIEAMDAAGTEVYGPLKDIKRQVANGKDPHASKPGDSDAMARYRKRMGTPEAQEMLRRRPSIAEFPNAECRNRGLHQFRVRGQKKAMAQTLWHVLVNNFNRLNNLGFLQTLMRQSCTATP, encoded by the coding sequence ATGAAAATTCCAACCGATGCTCAGCAGCGTGGTTCCGCTCGCACCCACCGCCCCGAACGCAGCCAAGTTGAGATGCGGTTCTATTCGCTCGACCAGATGGTGGCCCGCGAGCACCGCGTTCGTTTGGTATGGCAGTACTGCGAATCGCTCGACCTCGGACCGCTTTACGAGAAGATCAAATCGAAAGTAGATGGTCGTGGTCGTACCCCGATCGATCCGCGAATCCTCTTCGCCCTGTGGTTCTACGCAACGCTCGAAGGGATCAGTAGCGCCCGCCGTTTGAGCGATTTGACCACCCGCGACTTCCACTACCTGTGGATCTGCGGCGATGTCACGGTTAATCATCACACCCTGAGCGACTTTCGCAGCGGCAACGCCGAGTATCTCGAGAAGTTGCTTAGCGACTCGATCGCCGTGCTGCTGAGCGAAAAACTGATCACGTTGGATACCATCGGGCAGGATGGCATGCGGGTGCGTGCCTCGGCCGGCAGCAGTTCGTTTCGGTCCGAATCGACGCTCCAACAGATGCAAGAGGTTGCCGAAGACTATGTAAAGGAACTCGCCGAGCGATCCGACGAGGAAGCTGCCGCGGCAACTCGGGCCGAACAGGCCGCCCGCAAGCGTGCTGCCGACGAACGACTCGAGCGTATCAAGGCGGCTCAAGAGAACCTCAAAGAACTTGAGCGACGTCGTAAAGAGAAACGATCACGCAAAAGCAAGTCGACCCCACGAGCCTCCACAACGGACCCCGAAGCGGCGCGGATGAAGATGGGAGACGGCGGTTTTCGCCCCGCCTATAACGTCCAATTCGCCAGCGACGGCGACTCTCGAATTGTCGTCGGCGTGAGCGTTGACAATCAGGGCAGCGATCAAGGTGAGATGCTTCCGATGTACGAGTCGATCTGCCGCACCTATGGGGTGACGCCGGCACACTACTTGGTCGACGGCGGGTTCACCAAAGCGAGCGATATCGAAGCGATGGACGCTGCGGGGACGGAGGTTTACGGTCCACTGAAGGACATCAAAAGACAAGTCGCTAACGGCAAGGATCCCCATGCGAGCAAGCCGGGCGATAGCGACGCGATGGCGAGGTATCGAAAGAGGATGGGGACACCCGAGGCGCAGGAGATGTTGAGACGACGTCCATCGATAGCTGAATTTCCCAACGCGGAATGTCGTAATCGCGGTCTTCATCAGTTCCGGGTTCGTGGCCAGAAGAAAGCAATGGCCCAAACGCTTTGGCACGTGCTGGTGAACAACTTCAATCGATTGAACAACCTAGGATTTTTACAAACACTGATGAGGCAATCCTGTACTGCGACGCCTTGA
- a CDS encoding IS1182 family transposase, whose protein sequence is MKIPTDAQQRGSARTHRPERSQVEMRFYSLDQMVAREHRVRLVWQYCESLDLGPLYEKIKSKVDGRGRTPIDPRILFALWFYATLEGISSARRLSDLTTRDFHYLWICGDVTVNHHTLSDFRSGNAEYLEKLLSDSIAVLLSEKLITLDTIGQDGMRVRASAGSSSFRSESTLQQMQEVAEDYVKELAERSDEEAAAATRAEQAARKRAADERLERIKAAQENLKELERRRKEKRSRKSKSTPRASTTDPEAARMKMGDGGFRPAYNVQFASDGDSRIVVGVSVDNQGSDQGEMLPMYESICRTYGVTPAHYLVDGGFTKASDIEAMDAAGTEVYGPLKDIKRQVANGKDPHASKPGDSDAMARYRKRMGTPEAQEMLRRRPSIAEFPNAECRNRGLHQFRVRGQKKAMAQTLWHVLVNNFNRLNNLGFLQTLMRQSCTATP, encoded by the coding sequence ATGAAAATTCCAACCGATGCTCAGCAGCGTGGTTCCGCTCGCACCCACCGCCCCGAACGCAGCCAAGTTGAGATGCGGTTCTATTCGCTTGACCAGATGGTGGCCCGCGAGCACCGCGTTCGTTTGGTATGGCAGTACTGCGAATCGCTCGACCTCGGACCGCTTTACGAGAAGATTAAATCGAAAGTAGATGGTCGTGGTCGCACCCCGATCGATCCGCGAATCCTCTTCGCCCTGTGGTTCTACGCAACGCTCGAAGGGATCAGTAGCGCCCGCCGTTTGAGCGATTTGACCACCCGCGACTTCCACTACCTGTGGATCTGCGGCGATGTCACGGTTAATCATCACACCCTGAGCGACTTTCGCAGCGGCAACGCCGAGTATCTCGAGAAGTTGCTTAGCGACTCGATCGCCGTGCTGCTGAGCGAAAAACTGATCACGTTGGATACCATCGGGCAGGATGGCATGCGGGTGCGTGCCTCGGCCGGCAGCAGTTCGTTTCGGTCCGAATCGACGCTCCAACAGATGCAAGAGGTTGCCGAAGACTATGTAAAGGAACTCGCCGAGCGATCCGACGAGGAAGCTGCCGCGGCAACTCGGGCCGAACAGGCCGCCCGCAAGCGTGCTGCCGACGAACGACTCGAGCGTATCAAGGCGGCTCAAGAGAACCTCAAAGAACTTGAGCGACGTCGTAAAGAGAAACGATCACGCAAAAGCAAGTCGACCCCACGAGCCTCCACAACGGACCCCGAAGCGGCGCGGATGAAGATGGGAGACGGCGGTTTTCGCCCCGCCTATAACGTCCAATTCGCCAGCGACGGCGACTCTCGAATTGTCGTCGGCGTGAGCGTTGACAATCAGGGCAGCGATCAAGGTGAGATGCTTCCGATGTACGAGTCGATCTGCCGCACCTATGGGGTGACGCCGGCACACTACTTGGTCGACGGCGGGTTCACCAAAGCGAGCGATATCGAAGCGATGGACGCTGCGGGGACGGAGGTTTACGGTCCACTGAAGGACATCAAAAGACAAGTCGCTAACGGCAAGGATCCCCATGCGAGCAAGCCGGGCGATAGCGACGCGATGGCGAGGTATCGAAAGAGGATGGGGACACCCGAGGCGCAGGAGATGTTGAGACGACGTCCATCGATAGCTGAATTTCCCAACGCGGAATGTCGTAATCGCGGTCTTCATCAGTTCCGGGTTCGTGGCCAGAAGAAAGCAATGGCCCAAACGCTTTGGCACGTGCTGGTGAACAACTTCAATCGATTGAACAACCTAGGATTTTTACAAACACTGATGAGGCAATCCTGTACTGCGACGCCTTGA